A genomic window from Silene latifolia isolate original U9 population chromosome Y, ASM4854445v1, whole genome shotgun sequence includes:
- the LOC141629775 gene encoding uncharacterized protein LOC141629775 — translation MARSSSSKSPVKHRTSFASSSKSEVAKERDGRTETKQKGPEVEDVLRTKSMHEVNGIPGLSFEDEENPDANIKWVTKRNKKNGNKSEAAETADKTDENNNSEKDDLLQFTTEDVSEEISYWSQAVFCFVLGANPPWEVVQGYVNRIWGKHGIDKISFLPNGIFLVRFKEMKNKEEVLNAGYHMFDNKPLIVKPWQEQINLLKEDVKVVPAWIRIHGLPLKFWGSCLPSIAGLVGPYVKSDAATKEKTRLGFARTMVELKIGQAIPSTVKFRDDKGQIVQLKVEYEWKPIVCEKCKGLGHEGKNCRKNQHRKPHAKTINVWRKLPNTGNAPKLSAKEFPALTGTPPQGKEPTVTKEASADIPKSPTITETSQVNEPVPESTDTPGTSNSATVPETDAGIPDPEPDATSNDSDNSTQVLEDTNKAEVDIVEIQVEDNETKINGGNVGNIAHNMLEGWSVTTNCSLHKGGRVWLLWRPTIFEVQIIQYDPQFIHSKVTVKASQQSFLLTFVYAFNEGSERLALWDNLRKFATPSTPWALAGDFNTVTSPDERLGAATKPEDMETFVDCLSDCGMTDIHATGAYFTWNNKQDPNHRKYSKIDRFLINNEWLDIFPDMNAHFHPEGIMDHTPCIVRNTKLDGRRNTSFKYLNMWSQSPKFLETVKLNWNQQIQGSKMFGLVKKLKALKGDLRDMNSNCFSDVELRASQAINNLEDIQLQIEDNYDSSELITLELQALKEVNFWTKARDSFLQQKAKVKWLNEGDSNTAYFHSAIKSRCPRNKIVQIEDQKGNLCTDTSSIQRAFLSFYQGLLGSQKRTEQVRTVVLQTGPICNADHTNTLLAPVTKEEIKGVVFNIPKDKAPGPDGYTSGFFRDSWDIVGEDFCSAIMEFFNSGRMLTQVNATNITLIPKNDRPTNVSHFRPIACCNMGYKVISKLLCNRLALVLPDIIHENQGAFIKGRSIIENVLICQDIVHLYTRKAVTPRCLFKIDLQKAYDTIEWEFVEQMLHGLNFPPQFTQLVMQCVSTPTYTLSLNGSNFGYFKGYRGLRQGDPISPLLFTICMEYLTRLINLATSRWPFHYHPLCKKLKLTHLMFADDLLLFCKGNPQSIWLLMRSFSSFSKASGLVLNNAKSEIFFNGVDENIKEGIKMVTGFREGTMPFKYLGVPIKAGRLTKHECSALTEKMVARIRSLGAKKLSYAGRVTLINAVLNTLQNYWAQIFVIPKCIINRIMAICRNFLWDGSTVYNRVPLVAWDKVTLPKNEGGLGIRRADTWNIATVGKLVDWIYCKADRLWIKWVNDVYIKDQDWHCYTPPADATWVWKSICKVKEKLKTGYENGSWTVNPKGYSIRNGYDWLSPDHILLDWPAIVWNNWNVPKHSMTTWLRMHEGMSVKSKLVRFGCCADDLCLLCQLLPETVEHLFTTCVYTVRIQNCLVHWFDGCFPTVNGLIATKRDSAQWKVKVAMFNAFTYSIWFQRNNARINDCVIRPEIVATRIEEDVRKRVKRKYGNANHVQVSDSCMDAKIFESVSIEVANDCSNCGVVSGTTERVNMEVPDDVSVCGADLGTGLKKEQVSIKPIVEFSKKGGGNSRLRMPRQSYQKLLERKELEFLSEKEFVGHNDSGP, via the exons ATGGCCCGATCTTCATCATCCAAGTCCCCGGTAAAGCATAGGACTAGCTTTGCTAGCTCTAGTAAATCTGAAGTAGCTAAAGAACGTGATGGAAGGACAGAAACAAAGCAGAAGGGACCTGAGGTGGAAGATGTGCTACGTACAAAATCCATGCATGAAGTTAACGGGATCCCTGGACTCTCCTTTGAAGATGAGGAGAACCCAGATGCCAACATAAAATGGGTGACCAAACGAAATAAGAAGAATGGAAACAAATCTGAAGCTGCTGAAACAGCAGACAAAACAGATGAGAACAACAACTCTGAAAAGGATGACCTCCTACAATTCACAACTGAAGATGTCAGTGAAGAAATCTCCTATTGGAGTCAGGCAGTGTTTTGTTTCGTGTTAGGAGCTAACCCACCATGGGAGGTGGTGCAGGGATATGTGAATAGAATATGGGGTAAACATGGTATTGACAAGATTTCCTTCTTACCTAATGGAATTTTTTTGGTAAGGTTTAAGGAAATGAAAAATAAAGAGGAAGTTCTGAATGCGGGTTATCatatgtttgataacaaacctctGATAGTGAAACCCTGGCAGGAGCAGATTAACCTCTTAAAGGAAGATGTGAAAGTGGTACCAGCATGGATTCGTATACATGGACTGCCTCTCAAATTCTGGGGATCATGTCTTCCATCCATTGCTGGACTAGTTGGCCCTTATGTGAAATCTGATGCTGCCACAAAGGAGAAAACGAGGCTAGGATTTGCAAGAACAATGGTGGAGCTGAAGATAGGGCAAGCTATACCATCAACAGTTAAATTTAGAGATGACAAAGGGCAAATTGTTCAGCTGAAGGTAGAATACGAATGGAAACCAATTGTGTGTGAGAAATGTAAGGGTCTAGGGCATGAAGGTAAGAATTGCAGGAAAAATCAGCATAGGAAACCTCATGCCAAAACAATTAATGTTTGGCGGAAACTCCCTAACACTGGAAATGCCCCTAAGCTCTCTGCTAAAGAGTTTCCTGCTTTGACTGGGACTCCACCCCAGGGGAAAGAACCAACTGTTACAAAAGAAGCCTCTGCAGACATACCCAAATCACCAACAATAACAGAGACATCTCAGGTGAATGAACCAGTACCTGAGTCAACAGATACTCCAGGTACGTCTAACTCAGCAACTGTTCCAGAAACAGATGCTGGGATTCCAGACCCTGAACCTGATGCTACTAGTAATGATAGTGATAATTCTACTCAGGTGCTGGAGGATACAAATAAGGCAGAAGTTGATATTGTGGAAATTCAAGTAGAGGATAATG AAACAAAAATTAATGGTGGTAATGTAGGTAATATAGCTCATAATATGCTGGAGGGGTGGAGTGTCACCACAAATTGTAGTTTACATAAAGGAGGAAGGGTTTGGCTCCTTTGGAGACCAACAATTTTTGAGGTTCAAATTATACAATATGACCCCCAATTCATCCATTCCAAAGTAACTGTGAAAGCTTCCCAACAAAGCTTCTTGCTTACTTTTGTTTATGCCTTTAATGAAGGCTCTGAAAGATTGGCTCTGTGGGATAACCTTCGAAAATTTGCTACACCAAGTACTCCTTGGGCTTTAGCAGGTGATTTTAACACAGTCACTTCACCTGATGAGAGGCTAGGTGCTGCCACCAAACCAGAGGATATGGAAACTTTTGTGGACTGCCTATCTGACTGTGGCATGACTGATATACATGCTACTGGAGCTTACTTCACATGGAACAACAAACAAGATCCTAACCATAGGAAATACAGCAAGATTGATAGATTCCTGATCAATAATGAATGGCTAGATATTTTCCCTGATATGAATGCTCACTTCCACCCTGAAGGAATCATGGATCACACACCTTGTATTGTCAGGAATACAAAACTGGATGGAAGAAGGAATACTAGTTTCAAGTATCTTAATATGTGGAGTCAATCCCCTAAATTCCTTGAGACTGTCAAACTCAATTGGAACCAGCAAATCCAAGGATCCAAAATGTTTGGTTTGGTGAAGAAATTGAAAGCCTTAAAGGGAGACCTCAGAGATATGAACAGCAACTGTTTTTCTGATGTTGAATTAAGAGCCAGTCAAGCCATCAACAATCTGGAGGATATACAACTGCAAATTGAAGATAACTATGATAGCTCTGAACTCATTACTCTAGAATTACAGGCCTTGAAGGAGGTAAATTTTTGGACAAAAGCTAGAGATAGCTTCCTACAGCAGAAAGCTAAAGTCAAGTGGCTTAATGAAGGTGACAGCAACACTGCTTACTTTCACTCTGCCATTAAATCACGTTGTCCGAGGAATAAAATTGTCCAAATTGAGGACCAAAAGGGTAATCTCTGTACTGATACAAGCAGTATTCAGAGAGCATTCCTGAGCTTTTATCAAGGACTGCTTGGAAGCCAAAAGAGGACTGAGCAAGTGAGAACTGTGGTCCTGCAAACAGGTCCTATATGCAATGCAGATCACACTAATACATTACTAGCCCCTGTAACTAAAGAAGAAATCAAAGGGGTGGTGTTTAATATCCCTAAAGACAAAGCTCCAGGGCCAGATGGGTACACTAGTGGATTTTTTAGAGATTCCTGGGATATAGTGGGAGAGGATTTCTGTAGTGCCATTATGGAATTCTTCAATTCTGGAAGAATGCTTACTCAAGTTAATGCTACAAATATTACCCTCATTCCAAAAAATGACAGACCAACAAATGTGAGCCATTTTAGACCCATAGCTTGTTGTAATATGGGATATAAGGTGATCTCTAAACTGTTGTGCAATAGATTAGCCTTGGTCCTCCCTGACATCATCCATGAGAATCAAGGTGCTTTCATTAAAGGCAGGTCTATCATTGAGAATGTTCTTATATGCCAAGATATTGTCCATCTCTATACAAGGAAAGCAGTGACTCCAAGATGCCTATTCAAAATAGATTTGCAAAAAGCTTATGATACAATTGAGTGGGAATTTGTTGAACAAATGCTACATGGGCTAAACTTTCCACCTCAATTTACTCAGCTGGTAATGCAATGTGTCAGCACTCCCACCTACACTCTATCTTTAAATGGGAGCAATTTTGGGTACTTCAAAGGATATAGAGGTCTGAGGCAGGGGGATCCTATCTCCCCCCTTCTCTTCACTATTTGTATGGAGTACCTAACCAGGTTGATTAATCTTGCCACCAGCAGATGGCCATTTCATTACCACCCCCTTTGCAAGAAGTTAAAACTCACCCACCTCATGTTTGCAGACGACCTACTTCTGTTTTGTAAAGGAAATCCTCAGTCAATTTGGTTGCTCATGAGATCTTTCTCCTCGTTCTCTAAAGCCTCTGGTCTAGTATTGAATAATGCTAAATCAGAAATCTTTTTTAATGGAGTTGATGAAAACATTAAGGAAGGGATTAAAATGGTCACTGGTTTCAGAGAAGGCACAATGCCCTTCAAATATCTGGGAGTGCCAATTAAAGCAGGAAGACTTACTAAGCATGAATGCAGCGCCCTTACAGAAAAAATGGTTGCTAGAATACGAAGTCTGGGAGCAAAAAAGTTGTCCTATGCTGGTAGGGTGACTCTTATCAACGCTGTTCTGAACACCCTTCAGAATTATTGGGCACAGATATTCGTAATTCCCAAATGCATTATAAATCGCATTATGGCAATCTGCAGAAACTTCTTATGGGATGGGTCAACAGTTTACAATAGAGTTCCTTTGGTCGCCTGGGATAAGGTCACACTGCCAAAAAATGAAGGTGGCTTGGGAATTAGGAGAGCAGATACCTGGAACATAGCCACAGTGGGCAAACTCGTGGACTGGATTTATTGTAAAGCAGATCGACTATGGATCAAATGGGTGAATGATGTTTATATTAAAGATCAAGACTGGCACTGCTATACTCCACCTGCTGATGCTACCTGGGTATGGAAGTCCATATGCAAAGTTAAAGAAAAATTAAAAACTGGCTATGAGAATGGCAGCTGGACTGTGAATCCTAAAGGATATTCTATCAGAAATGGGTATGATTGGCTTTCACCTGATCATATCCTCCTTGACTGGCCTGCAATTGTATGGAACAATTGGAATGTGCCCAAACATTCTATGACTACCTGGCTTAGAATGCATGAGGGCATGAGTGTGAAGAGCAAACTTGTGAGGTTCGGATGCTGTGCTGATGACCTATGCCTGCTCTGTCAGTTACTTCCTGAAACAGTAGAGCACTTGTTCACTACCTGTGTGTATACTGTCAGAATTCAAAACTGCTTAGTTCATTGGTTTGATGGATGCTTTCCTACGGTGAATGGCCTAATTGCAACCAAGAGAGATAGTGCTCAATGGAAGGTAAAGGTGGCTATGTTCAATGCATTTACATACTCAATCTGGTTTCAAAGGAACAATGCAAGAATCAATGATTGCGTGATACGACCTGAAATTGTTGCTACACGAATAGAGGAGGATGTAAGGAAGAGAGTTAAGAGAAAATATGGAAATGCG AACCATGTTCAAGTTTCTGATTCTTGTATGGATGCTAAGATTTTCGAGAGTGTGAGCATAGAAGTGGCAAATGATTGTAGCAATTGTggtgtggtttctggtactacaGAAAGGGTGAATATGGAGGTACCAGATGATGTTAGTGTCTGTGGCGCGGATTTAGGCACCGGTTTAAAGAAAGAGCAGGTTTCTATTAAGCCAATTGTAGAGTTCTCTAAAAAGGGTGGAGGAAACTCACGTTTAAGGATGCCTAGACAATCTTACCAAAAGCTCCTCGAAAGAAAAGAGTTGGAGTTTTTATCAGAAAAGGAATTTGTCGGTCATAACGATTCGGGTCCTTAA